Sequence from the Gammaproteobacteria bacterium genome:
GAAAGATCAGAGCGTAATTCAAATACCGCACGTGGAAACGGTTCCAGGCATGCACCTGGGGATCCATACCGGACTCGAACGGCCGGCGCGCCGGCTCTGTGTTGATATGCGGACTGAGCTTGCGTCCCACCCACAGAAGGACTAGGGCAAAACCAACGCCGAATAATGCAAAAAGTAACGCGTTTAGATACATGGGAATATTTCCCGCCGCTCAAGCAACCTTTTCACGATCGTTGATGTTTTGGGGAATAGTGATATGCCTCAGTCTTCTTCTATCGCATGCCCATCAACAGCGGTTGCCATTGGCGACATGATGATGACGGTAATCACTCTTGTCCTTTAACTAATGACCATGAAGAGATGGTTATGGCTAGAACGACCCACTACTATAACAAAGCCTACGGTAAGGAAAGATGTCAAATCCCCGCATACCATTCGTAGCCCTGATCCTCCCAATAGCCGCCGTTGCCACCCGCGATATGGTCGAGCGAATCCACCAA
This genomic interval carries:
- a CDS encoding NADH-quinone oxidoreductase subunit A encodes the protein MYLNALLFALFGVGFALVLLWVGRKLSPHINTEPARRPFESGMDPQVHAWNRFHVRYLNYALIFLLFDMEMAFMYPWAVVFLDVGWKAFMEMGMFIVILVLGILYAWREKAFEWD